The DNA window GAGCCAAATCATTTGGTAAAGGAAACTTCAAAGCATTGTTTGAAGCCATCGAACGTGAGCAAGCAGTAAGAGGTAATTTGTGAAAAAACACTTTTGGTAATAAAAAATGAAGAGAGAGGAGCACTGGCTTCTCTCTTTTTTGTTATTTTGTTTTCACAAATAAATTTTTCAGTTACCCCAGTCTTGAACCTATGACCTTCATCATCTCCAAAAAAAAGCCATTTTTTCCGATCAGTGAAAACCTGCGCACTTACCTCAGTGGCTATGGTCGTCATTCTGAGTTTTCGCTCAATTATAACGACCTCCTCCGCTATACCGATACCTTTCCGCTCGAAGACCGTTATGGCAAAGACACCCTCTGGGAAACTGTGATATACCCTCAATATGCGGTACAAGAGCTACACAGTGCTTTAAGCTTTATTTACGCCATACTAAAAATGGATGGTGACAAAACCTTGTCCAAGCATCTTTACATCGATCGCATAGATTATTGTCGTTTTGCCAACTCTAAACCTTTCAGAATAAGAGTGGTCAATCAATTCAACGATAACTACGACTATTTTTATGTCAAACAAGCCGATGCCTCACGGGTATATGGCTTAGAGCTAGAGCACATTCTTTCACCCAACCGAATCAACTATTTAGTTTATAAAGATACCCTCATCGAAGAGCACATTGCGGGCATTCCGGGCGACACTTTTATAGAAACCTACCTTACCCGCAAAGATGTAAACAAGGTGCGGATAGCCAAAGAGTTTGTCAAATTCAATGAGCGCTGTTTTGTAAAACTTTTGGGCGATATGCGCTCATATAATTATGTAATAGACATCACGCCTGATTTTGAAGACGAACAATACCGGGTGCGAGCAATTGATTTTGACCAGCAAAGTTATGAGGGTAGACATAAAATGTACCTGGCGCAATTTTTCAAAGAAAACAATGTTGTTGTAGAGTTGGTACAAAACCTGATCAACCCTGAAACCCTCGCACAATACCAGCTAGAAGAGCGTACCCTGATGTCGAGGCGGGTAAGACAGGCACACCAACGTATGCATCACCTGATGAGCAGCATGCGAAAAGACACCCTCTCGAAACCTGAAAAGGTGACCCGGTTAAAACAAGAAATGAAAGATTACCATAACGAAGAGCGTTTTTTACAGTGCAAAACTATGGGCGACATTGTTTATTTGAATATGCAACTGTTATTGGTAGAAAACCTCAAAGTAGACTAAACCCTGATACCTATCCACAAAATATCGTCGCGTTGCTCAGTGTTGAGCATGTGGCGTTGAATAAGCGCAAAAAGGCTGGTTTCCTGCTCTTCTATGGGCAAGGTGTGCAACTCAGTTAAAATATTGCGTAAACGCAAAGAACCCAACTTTTTGCGTTGATAGTCGTGCTGGTCAGCCAGACCGTCGGTACCCATATAAAGCATACTGCCTGTGGGCAAAGCCAGTTGATGATTGACAAATGATTTGTTTTTTGCCTGGGTACCACCTATCGACTTTCGTACCCCTTTTAACACCTGTATTTCTTCGTGGTTGTTTGGGCGTAGGTAATACAACGGGCGTTTGGCACCTGCATACACCAGCTGTTTCTGCCCTTCTGTAGTTTTTCCCAATACCAATATTCCTATATCCATCCCATCTATCGAGCGGGCATCTTGTTGGTGCAAAGCAGTCAGTACTTGTTCGTTTAGCTGGGTAAGAATGCTTGCAGGATCGGTATTCCTTTGTTGTAGAATAAGTTTATCCAATAAGTTGTGACCTATCAGGCTCATAAAAGCACCTTGCACACCATGACCAGTACAATCAGCAAAAATTACTATAATTTTACCCTCTATTTCATTGATCCAGTAAAAATCCCCTGATACAATATCTTTGGGTTGATAAATAATAAAATGTTCAGGTAATAGCTGGCGAACCAATGCCACCGGAGGCAACATGGCTTGTTGGATAGTAAAAGCAGCCCGTATATTATTCTTGATTTGCTTGTTGCGGGTTTGCAGTTGATCATAGGCCTTAGTAATGACCGATTCGCCCGATTTTAGGCGATGGTTTAAAAACTTTAGTTCTTGATTATTGCTTTCTATCTCGGTTTGTTTTTGTTGCAAGTGCTTATTGACAGCTTTCAGCTCTTGTTGTTGTTCCTTGAGTTCTTGATTAAGGGTATTTTGCTTCCGACTACTTTTAAGCAAAAAAAAAGAAAACAAAGAAACAGTCAGCAAGCCAAAGCTAATGATGTACAGGTAAATACTTTGTTGGTTGATTTGCCGGTGGTTGTCAGATTTAATCTTTGCTTCTTTTTTACTATACATATACTCCAGCTCATGCTGAATAAGCTTATTATTGGCTTTGATTGTAAGCAAGCTATCCTTGTAAGCAGCATATTTTTTTTGGTACTCCAAAGCCTGAGCAAGTTTACCCTGTTGCTCGTATATGCTGCTCAATACTTTATAAATGCCCTTCGTTTCCTTTTTAGTGCCTATTCTCAGCGACTTAGTTAACGCAATTTTGCCATACTTTTTAGCTTTTTCCAACTGCTTGTATTGAAGGTAATGCCGACTCATTTGTAGCAACAAAGCTACATATTCAGGAGCTTGATCCTGGGTGCTCATGAGTTGATGACTCTTCTCAAAGTTGGCAGTTGCATTGAGTGTATCCTGGGCAAAAGATTGTAACATTGCCAAAAACTTCAGTGCCACTCCCTCTATAAGAGGCACTTTGGCTTTGCGGGCATTTTGAATGCTCCACCTGGCATACTTTTTTGCCTGGGCATATTTTTTTTGGTGATAATACACCTGCGCTATATTTACCTGGGTTAACCCAATGCTTTCAATCGCTTTCCGTTTTTGGTCAATTTTCAATGCTTTTTCAAAATATTCCAGTGCCTTATCATATTGCTCTATAGTTTCATAAATAGCCGCAATATTGCTTAAACTTGCACTAATCATTTGGGCATTTTTTGATTTTTCGGCAATACGCAAGGCGTTAAAGTGGCAGTCAATAGCCTTCGTATACTTTCCCTGGTCTTGGTACATCTCCCCCAGTGTATTGTATACATTACCTACCCCCTTTGTATAGGCAATACTTTGAAAAACAGCCCGTGCTTTTTGGGCATACTCAATGGCTTTAGGGTACAAGGTTTTTAAGCGGTAGTAGTGGCAGGCGTTATGGAAGGTTTGTCCCAGTTGCATACTTTGTTGGGTGGTGTCGGCTACTCGAAGGGCAGCCAGCGTATAGGTTTTTAGTTGATGGGTATCTTTTTTAGCCCAATATAACCTAGAGAGTGTATTATAAAGACGTAGCTTGACAGTATCGCTCGATGTTGCCTTTAACTGATTGAATACATCAGCTTCTGACGATTGAGTCCACCCATCAAGAGGTAAACTAATCCACCAGAAAATAATGCAATAGATATAACGAAAAAGACCGCCTCCCATTCAAAATCAATTGTTATAAGTTTGTATAAGCAATTTATAAATTTTCAACCAAATAAGAATGTTTTTGTTATATATTGAACCTAGCACTTTAGCAATTGTGAGTGTACCAAGTATTTTTGTATGCTACAATCACTTTCGCAGTTTGTGTTGGCACATCAAAAACCGTACTTTTCGCAAAAATTTTGGGGTACGCAAAAATACTGCGCAATAGGTGCCGAACATTGTACTATGATACAAACAAATCTTAGCATAATGAACACAATCAATCAACACGATATCCTCATCAACCATTGCCTTATTCAAGTACCTACAGTTACCCAAAACACTTTACACCAGACCAATATCCAGCAAACAATGGGTACATTGTCATCCAATTTTTTGTATTATGGTTATATACCTTCCCAACAAGTTTATGAGGCGATGACACAACTGGCGAAAACCTCTCCGAAAACGCTTCATCAATGGTGGCAAACTTTAGAGAAAAGCCTTAAAAAATCTAAAGGAGTTGACAAAGACATTGGGAAATACATTGTGTATCAGAACTTTCCTCAAGAAGTATTAGACATGTCACAGTCGGAATATTGGATCAGGCAACTTTGTATTTATTGGGAAGCAGACCTTACCAGCGTACGACAAGCGCCCATCCCACGCGCGCCTATGTTTGAGCAAATAGATTTTAAAGTACTACACCTGGCACGTTCTTCTGCTCTTGACAACCTATACGAAAGTTTGCTACTGAAACCAGCCGCATGGATAGCCACCGAACAGCAAGAAGTGCAATGGTTTGTGCAACAGGGGTATACAATGAACGCAGAAATAAAATTTAAAGAAAACCTCGTTTTTGCTGCCATTACTTGTATGCAATACGAGCAAACATTGCCATTATCTACCACTACCGATGTGCTCAGGCTTGCCACAGGATTTTCTGAAGGGGATATTTCGCTCAAAACCAATAGCAAATTTAAACTCTCCCGTCGCCAGCGAAAGTATGTATTGGAAGTGTTGGCAGGAGTAAAAGACCTGGAAGAAGGAGTCATGCGCTACAAAAACAAATGGATACATTTGTTTCATCAGTTGCACGTTGGCGAGTACGCCAAAAAACACCCAAAAATCTACCAAGTAGCTCATACCTTACGCAACGGAGGCAAATACCCTACTTTTAACTCTAATATAGAAAACTACCTGACAACATCAAACACCGAAGCATTGGCATTGCTTGCCCAGCGTCCGGGAGAATTTGCCCGCCGTATTGTGCATGTATTGGAGGTGTTTGGCGACACTGCTTTGTCTTGT is part of the Microscilla marina ATCC 23134 genome and encodes:
- a CDS encoding tetratricopeptide repeat protein produces the protein MGGGLFRYIYCIIFWWISLPLDGWTQSSEADVFNQLKATSSDTVKLRLYNTLSRLYWAKKDTHQLKTYTLAALRVADTTQQSMQLGQTFHNACHYYRLKTLYPKAIEYAQKARAVFQSIAYTKGVGNVYNTLGEMYQDQGKYTKAIDCHFNALRIAEKSKNAQMISASLSNIAAIYETIEQYDKALEYFEKALKIDQKRKAIESIGLTQVNIAQVYYHQKKYAQAKKYARWSIQNARKAKVPLIEGVALKFLAMLQSFAQDTLNATANFEKSHQLMSTQDQAPEYVALLLQMSRHYLQYKQLEKAKKYGKIALTKSLRIGTKKETKGIYKVLSSIYEQQGKLAQALEYQKKYAAYKDSLLTIKANNKLIQHELEYMYSKKEAKIKSDNHRQINQQSIYLYIISFGLLTVSLFSFFLLKSSRKQNTLNQELKEQQQELKAVNKHLQQKQTEIESNNQELKFLNHRLKSGESVITKAYDQLQTRNKQIKNNIRAAFTIQQAMLPPVALVRQLLPEHFIIYQPKDIVSGDFYWINEIEGKIIVIFADCTGHGVQGAFMSLIGHNLLDKLILQQRNTDPASILTQLNEQVLTALHQQDARSIDGMDIGILVLGKTTEGQKQLVYAGAKRPLYYLRPNNHEEIQVLKGVRKSIGGTQAKNKSFVNHQLALPTGSMLYMGTDGLADQHDYQRKKLGSLRLRNILTELHTLPIEEQETSLFALIQRHMLNTEQRDDILWIGIRV